Below is a genomic region from Papilio machaon chromosome 11, ilPapMach1.1, whole genome shotgun sequence.
CATCTCACTTATCAAAATTTCTTCAGTATTTGGGGTACAGGtaagtgggcctagcacgaatatttgtgattatCGCCATCGTATCGGCATCAACAGAATGTGTGCAGCGCtcctatcgggcgtaaagtgCACTACAAAtcttatactaattttgacaattCATCAATTCATCAATAACGATACggaggcgattgtcacaaatctTGCAAGGCCCACAAGTCACAATAGAACCCAACATACATTCAAACCCtagtatataacataaaatatatacggGCGAAAAACATTATCGTCTTGAATCAGTTAGgtaagaaaatgttaaatgacTAACTATATAAAGTTCCAATATGTTTGCAAATAAGTTTGAATATCACCCGGGGCTTgcgttttgaatttaatatcaatttaaaacaaatatacagAAATCagaatttcaaagtaaatttaaacgtAATTGAATCAAATGGGCAAAGTTCTCTCAAATTTGTACGTTTTCAATTTCGGTGtctcttaaatattaaaatcgtcTTCGAACATTCTTTGAAATGAGACGCTTTCTGAACATTTCACGAAGAACAAGggcaaataaaatgtaaactaaataatcttgtttaaattcatttatgttGTACTTTCATTTAcaacaaaactatttaatcAATTGTTATGTTGACTACTGACTGTCGCTCACGAGCTTGTGCGAgggtaattaaaataaaacagtttttagtCTATGCGCTATTCCTGACTGTAATCTATATTTAATCCAAACTAGCGATCGCCcattcgtcagcgcagaataaaaGTAGCATATAATTGTCCGCAAGCATCAGCTAACTTTCCGTCAAAGTAACGCCAAATCGGCCCAGTACTGTTGGAAATCATCCGGAACGATTTCGTCCAGATCTGTTCAGCAATTTTGATTAACTGCTTATAAACATCTGAAcatccattcaaactttcacattcatgttattatattgaattttttcgaAATAGCAAACGTATTCCAAACACTGATGTCTATTTTGTTGCAGAACACGATATTAGACGTTAGCTGTGATGAGGTATGTTATGGTTGCTAGGCAACGCAGCGTACAGTGATATTGACAGAGACAGCCCGGCTACACAAATCACAAGCCGCAGATCCAATACACAAGTGATACTGGACTGGGACACGATACTTACACCATTCAAGTGATTGGCAAAGCTTGTAAACCTTACGTAGCAACTAGTTTTGTTCACAATTTTGTTCTAAGCATGTTTGttcatttaagaaaataacgaGATAATGATGACTCGCTTTGAAATATAGTGATATGAACTTTGCGTTGCTTTTTGCTGTTTGCTCGCCTTCTTGGTAGTACAACCTCTTTCGTGCTACCAAGGAGGTTCGATGAGCGTTATACAattcaaatctatatatataaaagaaagtcgtgttagttacaccacttataactcaagaacggctgaatcgatttgactgaaaattggtgggcagatagcttagaaccaggaataggacataggataatttttaccccgttttctattttttattccgcgcagacggagtcgcgggtaaaagctagttatacatataatattctTACCACCAGCAAAATCGTTCATCGCACAACTACAGaacatattaacataaatattttatttctttccttgtttatttctataactgtcaaatatttttattgaaatctataaaatattcttacagTTTTCACATAGTAATAATAGTATGTTACTAGAGATGTTATTGAAATCCAATAGTACGGTTCACGTCTCGCTTTCGCGACCTTTACGAAGCGGAGCCGAGTGCGGACAGacatttctatattaaatcCAATCTGATCTGCTCACATATACAGGATGATTCTAAATGAATGGATCAAAAGCTTTGTAAAGTTAGACCTTAAAATCTTACGTTTAAGTCCAAAGTCCGCTGTccgtttttataacatttacaaatattacaacttacaatttttaaaataatagttatatgCATTTCCGACCATATTTTACGGGGTAATGAAGTATTAAGGAAATACTGTTTGTCCATTtcaaatgatttaaatataattattttctacaacTGGACATTCAAAATGGCTGTGATATTTTCATTCGTTCATATGGTAATACTTTTGTTAAAGTTACACTTGTTTTCCGGACGTTTGTACGGATGGAAATCCTTGTTTTTCTcatgttatgtaaaattattttgaaatgttattagGATTTTGTTCAACCAAAATAGCTTAGGAGTGCAAAGGAAAATGGAAAATTTTTGATCTATAGATGCTGCAGCgcaaattcattaaaattaacattcatTCGATTGTGAAAACATTTgtggtattttaaattgaaactataCATAGAACTGTTGGGACCTTGATTGTTCTCTGGagcaaattaattaactgCGTCGGCCGACAGATGGCAATGTCGCCGCTACCATTGAGATTACATTTCAACGTTCAATAACATTTGGTACGAAATTCAAATTCTCTAGCAAATGCTTttgtgtataatattaattttcctatgaatttatatagaaaattaaatacaattttaattaaaagtaaattaattcatcttactaatattatagatgcgaatgtttgaatgtatgcaaggatggacggatgtttgttacaaggtatcacCAGaccggctcaacggatcttgatgaaatttggcactgatatagaacataatttggaagaatatataggctaattattaaggtttttttttcaattccccgtggacgcagtcgcgggcaacagcttttaaaaatataaattcataaatccAGAACAAACAGTTAAGTATATTTcgaaagaaaaacttttttaaaggaAGTAATTTATGAGGAAAAGCGTCTTTATCTGAACTAAGTTAATAAACAGGAGGCGACGTTGATAAAATTATGGAGGACATTTTTAGTGCCAAGATTTATGACTTGAGGCATGTCCTATGTGATTAAGTGCCGCCTCTCAGACGCAAATTAAGCACTCTTctggtaaaattatttattaaaaataatatttaccacTACATTGTTTGATTACGtcagattttaattatttggcTACAAATagtgattataaatataataagatgCCACCAATGTCATTTTAAAGTATGAAACTTGTTACGAGAATTATGTGTTGTATTTGCAGGTTCGCGCacaaacataaacataaagcATAGGTTTTAAGGTTTCATCTCTAAACGTTAACGGTCGGCCGTTACTAACTTTACTTCTTTGCTgggcaataaattatttaacgccctaactgtgggtttctgagtccaaatcctctttataaaacataataactttaaacaacATAGACAACgacatgttttaaatggacATTTTACcctcagaaacccactgtaaGTGTCAGTAATTCACTTCACAGTTTATTATCTAAGGACCTTcactaaattaatgttaacttgttttattagaagtttAAACTGATTAAGCTCAACATATTTGAACCGTTCCCCTCCGCGGGGACGTGAACCTCATTAACATCACCTGCTCGGTGGAAAATTACGCcatttgttattaaagtaCTTAAAGTcatatcattatatttatttagacgGCAAATTCGTTTTTCGAAATATTTAACAgtgacgccagcaacaacaacatctgtcgCAAGAATGGGCCGGTTCGACCGgtacaataccacgaccacagaacaagcgtgaagtggaaaAAAATTCGCGTTTCGCCAGGTGAGTGAGTGCGTGCCGGAGGTGTATTTTTAGTCCCTTTTTCtttctcacccttttcttataagctAAGAATGGaaaggagaagtggatttgacagaggtggggatgcacagaaaagGGCAATACCCTCTTACTGTGCGtttcctccgtcgattaaagtcGCTcactcatttgccaccttatgatataaaaaatgagcGGACGCCATCAGAAATTGCTAAAATGGTGCAAtgaccgctacccatagacacCTGAAAAAATTCAGAAAGCGTTACCTACATTTAAAGCATAGAGAAGTGGTTGTACAGATATTTTTCCCTCTCCTCATACATTCCTCCTCTCTCCAAATTCGTTCCCCCCTCCCATCTTTGTGTTTCTACTTTGATCAAACAATCTTTCAGTGTGAAGCCAATAATCACGTCGCAGGCAGCCGGTTCTTCTGAATGGGAGTGGTGCAGTATTGCGTATTAATAGCATCAATTCTCAGAGCGGCCGAGGCAATCTCCACCGAGCTGTAGAAGTCTACTGCACGCACCACTACACAACACTCTGCCTACATACAGGAAACTCTTCATTATATTATGCTCCTGTTTTTAAAAGGAGCAGAGTATTGGatttgttatgtaaaattttcacGAATCGAACAATTACTTATGTAATTAGGTCAATCGTTTTTTATGTGCACGTCGTGTTGTTTACATGTAACTACAGTCAGATAATTAAATTCGCTTTCCATAAaggaacaaataaataatctttacaGAAAGCTGCCATCATAGGAGCTATAATTTTGCATATGTTGAATTCATTACATTGTGAAGGTAAAATGACGTTTCACCGAAATGGGTAGGAGataaacgtcctcgactgTACTCTACATTCGTATACACTGTGATCGCATCACGTTCCACAAATTGTATGTTATCAGTTCTGACACCttaaaaactctttataatGATAAGATCAGTAATAATCGATAGACATAAACGTTTGCGATTTGATTTGTATGattaactttttgtttatctatacttatgaaattgtatataaaaggaaattatttagatttttattatattagtagtGCAAGCAAACACGGTAGCAATGTTTTCTTTGTGGCCGGTGGTGGCGCTGCTGTTCGTGGCCCAAAATGTTCTCGGCCACACGCTCAGTGACAGCACAAGAGTTTGTTTGGCAACCtacaaaaatgatttaaacaaTGATTTCCTGATCGGCAAATGGTACTACGTTTACAAATTCTCCCTATGGCTCAACTTGCCTCCTTCGAGGTCATGCAGAGAAGTTTCTTTCAATCGAGCGACTGAGGAAGATCTTAACAGTTACAAGAACCACTTTAATAGAACCGATATGCCGTATTCTTTCGAAGATGATGATACCATTGCATTTTCAGTGTTAAACATtgactttcaaaataaaaaaatgctcgATGGACTCTTGTTAGGAGGCAGGGAAGCGAAAGTTTTCATTAGTCATCCGGTCAATAAGCCAGATCCGGAGGCATATGAGATACGCATATTTAGGTACGTAAACGATGAGTTTATGATATACGAGGAGTGCTCGTTGAGCGGATTCACCAAGTGGCTCATATCGCGGAATAGAAACCCGACCGACGAGGAGCTGCAGAAGATCATAGCCAGCGAGAACGACTTGAAGAGACTGGACTCGCAGAAATTCTGCGCCATTTAAAGTTTATCTTGATAAATTGCaaactattttattcataaacggactttgttataattaaaatcaataaacatttgaaacttttaaattatagtcattttaaattatttataaataaattgtaaatatctaaaataatgaaattgtataaaatcacAAAACATCATCCAAAAAAAAGCAAATGAAGAAGGTAGACTGAAGTACATCGTTTatagaaagataatatttcattacagtctattttaattttaagatttttcatttcatttaattttaaaaataaataataataatggaaTTAGTATcacttttgaaaataaaataagatatgcAACTAGTGACAATTTCTCTATCAGAAAGACTGTTCTCTATCTGAAACCTAAATCTCAGGCGAGCGGGAGACGCGCTTAACTGAGATTAACAAGGTTTTCAAAAAGACTTTATTCTAAGTATTGATTATGTGTTATATAAAAGCAGCCacaatttaatcaaatatttcagaGAATTTGAGCGAAATTTCAATCGATTGTGGAATCTGTTCTCGCTTAAACTATCAGTCGTTTCTCATTTGTTGAAATTAGACCATCATTCATAATCCATTATATATTAATCATAGCTTTACAGCTTTACACAGTTCTTTTTCATTGACTTTAAGTGTATTTCACGTTCATTCGTTCGCGtgcattctttaaaaattagttattttcatttctgtttgatttataatatctgttgttcaaatattaattcaaatatttgtgttaaaagGATTTAATGCTGCTAATGGTAATGtcgatgtaaaataaacattctcGGAACGtcgaaaaataattgaaaagcCGCGTCCAACAAattcacttatttttttatatttgtattttggtggcaaacgagcaagcggctacataaattcgccaaaatggcgaagcgaccgctgcccatagacattcgtaattgtagatgcgttgcctacccccaatcgacgaaggaggcgcataaaaagagaatatttggtCTTcttatgcatctcctcctccatcaaatccacatcccctttccatcttttccttatatgaaaagggtgggaagaggactaaaactAGGCCTTCGGCACCTTTTaggcaataaattaatttacaatgacAAGATGTCAAAAAGCTCTCAgggaaaaagaaaatattctgATAAAAcaaccaattta
It encodes:
- the LOC123721389 gene encoding uncharacterized protein LOC123721389 — encoded protein: MFSLWPVVALLFVAQNVLGHTLSDSTRVCLATYKNDLNNDFLIGKWYYVYKFSLWLNLPPSRSCREVSFNRATEEDLNSYKNHFNRTDMPYSFEDDDTIAFSVLNIDFQNKKMLDGLLLGGREAKVFISHPVNKPDPEAYEIRIFRYVNDEFMIYEECSLSGFTKWLISRNRNPTDEELQKIIASENDLKRLDSQKFCAI